The Halogranum gelatinilyticum genome contains a region encoding:
- a CDS encoding heavy metal translocating P-type ATPase — MADHRAAHDDAEHATHAHRERRTDHACPGCRVCECYRPTRDGTGAERALHAAHSTADTDEEHGHDGGHDHGAMVDHSDHEAMFRRRFFVSLALAIPVLYYSASLQSWLGFSAISFPGSGFIAPVFGVLVFAYGGVPFLRMGAVEVRNREPGMMLLISLAITVSFVYSIAVVVSGIGEPFFWELVTLIVIFLLGHWVEMRSVRRASGALDELADLMPDTAERVTESGETEEVAVADLVEGDLVLVRPGANVPADGVVAEGESKVNESMVTGESAPVEKTPGDEVIGGTTNRSGSLRIRVTATGEETTLSGIMRLVEEAQQSRSRTQVLADRAAGWLFYGALGAAVVTAVTWTVAVGFGLTVVERVVAVLVIACPHALGLAVPLVVAINTSLAARNGMLVRDRIAMEEARNLDMVVFDKTGTLTKGEQGVVEVATIDRWNEDDVLRLMAAAEGDSEHMIAAAIREHAEERALNVPTATEFEALEGRGVRATVEVDTALVGGEGSTEEKVYVGGPNLLRELALDRSEGIESFAQEMGSLGRGVVYLVHGEQVVGAVALADVVREESREAIDALHAMGIEVAMLTGDSEAVARAVAEDLGIDTYFAEVLPEDKDKKIVELQRAGRLVAMVGDGVNDAPALTRADVGIAIGSGTDVAVESADVVLVENDPRDVVALVRLSKQSYRKMQENLVWAAGYNVFAVPLAAGILAPVGILLSPALGAVLMSVSTVIVAVNAQLLRRADIRP; from the coding sequence ATGGCCGACCATCGGGCAGCTCACGACGACGCCGAACACGCCACCCACGCCCACCGCGAGCGGCGCACGGACCACGCGTGTCCGGGGTGCCGGGTGTGTGAGTGCTACCGCCCGACACGCGACGGAACGGGTGCCGAGCGGGCACTACACGCCGCCCACAGCACGGCTGATACCGACGAGGAACACGGCCACGATGGGGGGCACGACCACGGCGCGATGGTCGACCACTCCGACCACGAGGCGATGTTCAGACGTCGATTCTTCGTCAGCCTCGCGCTGGCGATTCCAGTCCTCTACTACAGCGCGTCCCTCCAGTCGTGGCTCGGCTTCAGCGCGATCTCGTTCCCCGGGAGCGGGTTCATCGCTCCCGTCTTCGGCGTCCTCGTCTTCGCCTACGGGGGTGTCCCGTTCCTGCGGATGGGTGCCGTCGAGGTACGCAACCGCGAACCCGGAATGATGCTGCTCATCTCGCTGGCAATCACTGTCTCGTTCGTCTACAGCATCGCCGTCGTCGTCTCTGGTATCGGTGAACCGTTCTTCTGGGAACTGGTCACGCTCATCGTCATCTTCCTGCTGGGCCACTGGGTCGAGATGCGAAGCGTCCGGCGGGCGTCGGGCGCGCTCGACGAACTGGCCGACCTGATGCCGGACACCGCAGAGCGAGTCACCGAATCAGGCGAAACGGAGGAGGTTGCAGTGGCTGACCTCGTCGAGGGCGATCTCGTTCTCGTCCGGCCGGGGGCGAACGTCCCCGCCGACGGCGTCGTTGCGGAGGGCGAGTCGAAGGTCAACGAGTCGATGGTCACCGGAGAGTCCGCGCCCGTCGAGAAGACACCGGGCGACGAGGTCATCGGCGGGACGACCAACCGGAGCGGGAGTCTCCGGATCAGGGTAACCGCAACGGGCGAGGAGACGACTCTCTCGGGTATCATGCGTCTCGTCGAGGAGGCCCAGCAGAGCCGATCACGGACACAGGTACTCGCCGACCGCGCGGCCGGGTGGCTGTTCTACGGAGCGCTCGGGGCCGCGGTCGTCACGGCTGTCACATGGACGGTCGCCGTCGGGTTCGGACTTACCGTGGTCGAACGGGTGGTCGCCGTCCTCGTCATCGCGTGTCCACACGCGCTCGGGCTGGCCGTCCCGCTGGTTGTCGCCATCAATACCTCGCTGGCCGCCCGCAACGGGATGCTCGTCCGCGACCGCATCGCGATGGAAGAGGCCCGTAACCTCGACATGGTTGTCTTCGACAAGACTGGGACGCTCACGAAGGGGGAACAGGGGGTCGTCGAGGTAGCGACGATAGATAGATGGAACGAGGACGACGTCCTCCGGCTGATGGCCGCTGCCGAGGGCGACTCCGAACACATGATTGCCGCAGCCATCCGCGAACACGCGGAGGAGCGAGCCCTCAACGTACCTACCGCGACCGAATTCGAGGCACTGGAGGGCCGCGGTGTCCGCGCGACGGTCGAGGTGGACACGGCACTGGTCGGCGGTGAAGGGAGCACCGAAGAGAAGGTGTACGTCGGTGGGCCGAACCTCCTCCGTGAACTGGCTCTCGACCGTAGCGAGGGCATCGAATCGTTCGCCCAAGAGATGGGGTCGCTCGGGCGCGGTGTCGTCTACCTCGTCCACGGGGAACAGGTGGTCGGTGCCGTCGCCCTCGCCGACGTCGTCCGCGAGGAGAGCCGCGAGGCCATCGACGCGCTTCACGCGATGGGCATCGAGGTGGCGATGCTGACCGGTGACTCAGAGGCTGTCGCTCGTGCGGTCGCCGAAGACCTCGGTATCGACACCTACTTCGCCGAGGTGTTGCCCGAAGACAAGGACAAGAAAATCGTCGAACTCCAGCGGGCGGGTCGACTGGTGGCGATGGTCGGTGACGGCGTGAACGACGCACCGGCACTGACGCGTGCGGACGTGGGTATCGCCATCGGCTCCGGCACCGACGTCGCGGTGGAGTCTGCGGACGTCGTCCTCGTGGAGAACGACCCCCGTGACGTGGTGGCACTCGTGCGCCTCAGCAAGCAGAGTTACCGGAAGATGCAGGAGAA
- a CDS encoding SHOCT domain-containing protein, producing MTQNETLTRTLLLVVAAIILLPILSMAFMMPMMGMWGWGHMADTGMWGVGGGSWVWVMMWVIPLVLIGGLGYLFYRSLSGVVDESTDPALEELRIAYARGDISDEEFERRRQRLGESE from the coding sequence ATGACACAGAACGAAACTCTCACCAGAACGCTCCTGCTCGTCGTCGCAGCCATCATCCTCCTCCCGATCCTCAGCATGGCATTCATGATGCCAATGATGGGGATGTGGGGCTGGGGCCACATGGCCGACACTGGGATGTGGGGCGTTGGCGGCGGGTCGTGGGTGTGGGTCATGATGTGGGTCATACCGCTGGTCCTCATCGGGGGACTCGGCTACCTGTTCTACCGGAGTCTGTCCGGGGTGGTCGACGAGTCAACTGACCCCGCGCTCGAAGAACTCCGAATCGCGTACGCTCGCGGCGACATCTCGGATGAAGAGTTCGAACGCCGCCGTCAACGGCTCGGCGAGTCGGAGTGA
- a CDS encoding heavy-metal-associated domain-containing protein yields MSTTLNIEGISGGHCKRTVAEATEDVPGVTTVSVDRSAGTAAIDGDADVAVLVAAVEDAGYEAFA; encoded by the coding sequence ATGTCGACCACCCTGAACATCGAAGGCATATCCGGTGGACACTGCAAGCGAACCGTCGCCGAGGCCACCGAGGACGTACCCGGTGTGACCACGGTATCCGTCGACCGGTCCGCAGGGACGGCAGCAATCGATGGTGACGCGGACGTCGCCGTCCTCGTGGCCGCCGTCGAAGACGCAGGGTACGAGGCATTCGCCTGA
- the eif1A gene encoding translation initiation factor eIF-1A encodes MSEESGRRNLRMPDDDELFAVVTNMQGHGRVTLRCNDGKERMGRIPGRMRKRIWIREDDIVLCEPWDWQDEKADVTWRYEKSEADQLRREGHINV; translated from the coding sequence ATGAGCGAAGAATCTGGGCGTCGGAACCTTCGCATGCCCGACGACGACGAACTGTTCGCGGTCGTCACGAATATGCAGGGGCACGGCCGCGTCACGCTCCGCTGTAACGACGGGAAAGAGCGGATGGGTCGCATCCCCGGCCGGATGCGGAAGCGTATCTGGATCCGCGAAGACGACATCGTCCTCTGCGAACCGTGGGACTGGCAGGACGAGAAAGCCGACGTCACCTGGCGCTACGAGAAGTCCGAGGCCGACCAGCTCCGCCGCGAAGGTCACATCAACGTCTGA
- a CDS encoding SHOCT domain-containing protein yields the protein MVDAQALLDSKLAHVIAIVLGLVGVAAFVTTSAATSFWFWIFYGLAWLTFLDLFDDDEAFWSLFRDDSDSEKASEPEPVAEVPGEDPLETLKRRYAEGEIDDDEFDDRLDRLVGTPDTLKELEAERSRS from the coding sequence ATGGTCGACGCACAAGCCCTCCTCGACTCCAAACTCGCGCACGTCATCGCCATCGTCCTCGGTCTCGTCGGCGTCGCGGCGTTCGTCACCACCTCCGCGGCGACGAGCTTCTGGTTCTGGATCTTCTACGGTCTCGCGTGGCTGACCTTCTTGGACCTCTTCGACGACGACGAGGCGTTCTGGAGCCTCTTCCGCGACGACTCGGACTCCGAGAAAGCGTCCGAACCCGAACCCGTCGCCGAGGTCCCCGGTGAAGACCCCCTCGAAACGCTGAAACGCCGCTACGCCGAGGGCGAGATCGACGACGACGAGTTCGACGACCGGCTGGACCGACTCGTCGGGACGCCGGATACGCTGAAGGAGTTAGAGGCGGAGCGGAGTCGGAGCTAA